From one Zhongshania sp. R06B22 genomic stretch:
- a CDS encoding YdcH family protein — MERMPSISARILLLQIRHRALDTEITELALNPYQNQLLLQRLKKEKLRIKDEIQWLKDELIPDLDA, encoded by the coding sequence ATGGAAAGAATGCCCTCTATAAGCGCCCGTATTCTACTTTTGCAAATTCGTCATCGCGCGCTGGACACGGAAATCACTGAGCTGGCCTTGAATCCCTACCAAAATCAGCTGTTGTTGCAGCGCCTAAAGAAAGAGAAGTTACGTATAAAAGACGAGATACAGTGGTTAAAAGACGAGCTTATTCCTGATCTAGATGCGTGA
- a CDS encoding nitronate monooxygenase — protein MYTEICKKLGIEYPIFAFTHCRDVVVAVSKAGGIGVLGAVGFSPEELKAELDWIDEHIGDLPYGVDIVIPQKYEGMGDMSPEDLEKELWKMVPQGHIDFAQKLLADAGVPEWPDGTSNMGLLGWTEATATPLLMEALTRPKCKLIANALGTPPADKVKLIQDSGRLVGALCGRVKQAKAHKEAGLDFIVAQGGEGGGHAGDVGSVVLWPQAVAAAAPVPVLAAGGIGNGQQMLAAMSMGCEGVWTGSLWLTVEEAHAEPAQKESLLAASSEDTVRSRAWTGKTCRMLKNEWTEAWERADTPDALGMPLQGLVSGDGIRRTARYASVGDCQKVAFNPVGQVVGQINHVESTRSVIFRLVTEYVDALERINSLMPDEA, from the coding sequence ATGTATACCGAAATATGTAAGAAGCTCGGCATTGAATACCCTATTTTCGCGTTCACCCACTGCCGTGACGTTGTGGTTGCCGTCAGTAAAGCAGGCGGTATTGGTGTATTAGGCGCGGTTGGGTTTTCTCCGGAAGAACTAAAGGCCGAATTAGACTGGATTGATGAACATATCGGCGATCTTCCCTACGGCGTTGATATTGTCATTCCGCAAAAATACGAAGGCATGGGCGACATGAGCCCAGAAGATCTTGAAAAAGAACTTTGGAAAATGGTCCCACAGGGTCATATCGACTTTGCGCAAAAATTATTAGCCGATGCCGGTGTACCCGAATGGCCGGACGGCACCAGTAATATGGGCCTGCTTGGCTGGACTGAAGCCACTGCTACCCCGCTGCTTATGGAGGCGCTCACTCGCCCCAAATGCAAATTAATCGCCAATGCATTGGGCACCCCGCCTGCCGATAAAGTGAAGTTAATTCAAGACAGTGGCCGGCTGGTCGGCGCACTTTGTGGCCGCGTTAAGCAAGCCAAAGCACACAAAGAAGCTGGCCTAGACTTTATTGTCGCGCAAGGTGGTGAAGGCGGCGGTCACGCTGGTGACGTTGGCTCGGTAGTATTATGGCCGCAAGCGGTTGCTGCTGCAGCACCCGTACCAGTGCTAGCCGCTGGCGGTATCGGCAACGGTCAGCAAATGCTGGCAGCAATGAGCATGGGCTGTGAGGGCGTGTGGACCGGCTCATTATGGTTGACGGTTGAAGAAGCGCATGCCGAACCTGCGCAAAAAGAATCTCTACTCGCCGCCTCTAGCGAAGACACTGTGCGCTCACGTGCGTGGACAGGGAAAACCTGCCGTATGCTGAAAAACGAGTGGACCGAAGCGTGGGAGCGCGCAGACACGCCAGACGCTCTCGGCATGCCCCTGCAGGGTTTGGTGAGTGGCGACGGCATTCGCCGCACCGCTCGCTATGCCTCAGTCGGCGATTGCCAGAAAGTGGCTTTTAACCCAGTCGGCCAAGTAGTTGGCCAGATCAACCATGTTGAATCAACTCGCTCCGTGATTTTCCGCTTAGTCACCGAGTACGTCGACGCATTGGAGCGAATCAATAGCCTCATGCCAGACGAAGCATAA